GGGAGAAGCGGCGCGACGCGAGCTTCCATGCGATCTTCGTGGGACCGTACCGCCGATCTTCCTGGTACGAACGCGCCAGGCGGAGGCACAACGCCGCGTCTTCGAGCAGGCCCAGCTCGCGCAAGCGCGAGAGGACCGCGGGGATCTCGCCTTCGGCGACCCCCTTGCGCGCGAGCCGCAGGGCCACCTCTCCCTCGCTCAAGGGGCGCCGCGCCAACATCCCGATGGCGAGCCCGATTCCCCCGCCCGGGGGCCGGCTGGCGTCCCCCCTATGACGGTTGCGGGGGACCGCCCTTTTCAAAATCGTCCCACGTGAGGTCCGAGGTCGAGGAGACCCCACGGACGCGCAAGGCGAAGTCGTCCGGGTTGCTGGCCTGCCGGAGGGCCTCGTCGAGGGTGACGAGCCCCTCCTTGAGGAGCGTCAGGAGGGACTGGTCGAAGGTCTGCATCCCGTAGCTCACGAACCCCTGCGCGATCGCCTCGCGGATCTTGCGGGTCCTATCCTTGTCCTCGATGTATTCCCGCACCCGGGCGGTGTTCAGCAGGATCTCCGCGGCGGGAACGCGCCCCTGGCCGTCCGCACGGGGAAGCAGCCGCTGCGAAATGACCGCCTTGAGGACGGAGGCCAGCTGCAGGCGGATCTGCTTCTGCTGGAACGGGGGAAACGTCGCCACGATCCGGTTGATCGTCTCGGCGGCGTCCATGGTGTGCAGCGTCGACAGGACGAGGTGCCCCGTTTCCGCGGCGATGATCGCCGTCTCGATCGTCTCGAGGTCGCGCATCTCCCCGACGAGGATCACGTCGGGATCCTGCCGGAGGGCGCTCTTCAGGGCGTCGGCGAACGACGACGTGTCCACTCCGAGCTCACGCTGGTTGATGATGCTCTTCCCGTCCCGCAGCAGGAACTCGATCGGATCCTCGATCGTCATGACGTGGCAGCTGCGATGGGTGTTGATGTACTGGACCATCGCCGCAAGCGTGGTGGACTTGCCGCAACCGGTCGTCCCGGTACAGAGGACCAGCCCCCGCTCCTCCATGGCGATCTTTTCCATCACCTTGGGGAGGTGGAGATCCTCGAAGGTCCGCACCCCGATGGGGACGAGCCGCATCACGATGCCGATCGTCCCCCGCTGCTGGAACACGTTGACGCGGAACCGGCCCAGCCCCGGGACGCCGTAGGCGCAGTCGAGCTCGTGGTGCAGCGCGAACCGCTCCTTCTGGCCCTCCTGGAAGACGATCTCCGCCATCGCCGCCAGATCCCCGGGCTTCAGCGGCTCGG
This genomic interval from Deltaproteobacteria bacterium contains the following:
- a CDS encoding RecX family transcriptional regulator — translated: MKRAVPRNRHRGDASRPPGGGIGLAIGMLARRPLSEGEVALRLARKGVAEGEIPAVLSRLRELGLLEDAALCLRLARSYQEDRRYGPTKIAWKLASRRFSRDLVEEALREVASPGAVAEAAAVALRKKFREGIPPGREGAAKAYRFLAGRGFPPDACRAAVGRRRTELSQGD
- a CDS encoding type IV pilus twitching motility protein PilT, with amino-acid sequence MDLNEILRAAAKHGASDVHLKVGLPPVFRINGKLVPLKVPEPLKPGDLAAMAEIVFQEGQKERFALHHELDCAYGVPGLGRFRVNVFQQRGTIGIVMRLVPIGVRTFEDLHLPKVMEKIAMEERGLVLCTGTTGCGKSTTLAAMVQYINTHRSCHVMTIEDPIEFLLRDGKSIINQRELGVDTSSFADALKSALRQDPDVILVGEMRDLETIETAIIAAETGHLVLSTLHTMDAAETINRIVATFPPFQQKQIRLQLASVLKAVISQRLLPRADGQGRVPAAEILLNTARVREYIEDKDRTRKIREAIAQGFVSYGMQTFDQSLLTLLKEGLVTLDEALRQASNPDDFALRVRGVSSTSDLTWDDFEKGGPPQPS